The following are encoded in a window of Geobacter metallireducens GS-15 genomic DNA:
- a CDS encoding SLBB domain-containing protein: MLCGIHLVFAAEFFPTLSRELPQASPHRPAAALPTFTSLSSAAKASPPAEASSPRKNTEEGKTVTAKESSADADELSAIEKSVIAKAGAEDNTRPQPYEVQELRQFGYNFFRPAAAGFAPLADIPVGPDYVIGPGDRIILNLWGSAEGTHELEVNRSGEIVLPRVGSVKVWGITFERLPEVLKTHLSKIYKNFDLNVTMGKLRVIKVYVVGEVKMPGDYNLSPLSTLINALAASGGPLKTGTLRNIKIKRGGKVVETVDLYDFFLKGDKGKDIRLQPGDTIFVPVIGRVAGIAGNVKRPAIYELKDEKNLGDLVELAEGFLPTGYLQRVQITRVDAHDKRMVADFNIDPKGAGKSLDQIVQGIAIQDMDIVKIFPINATLRDHVRLDGYVLRPGVYALQPHMRLSQLLSQDNLLTEYYKDAAEITRLYPPDSHLEKIFVSVAKALAGDPEHDLELKEFDEVRIFSRWEMEEMPKVKVNGEVQRPGEYRLFANMTVRDLLMEAGNLKTSAYLKNAEINRISKTGESVSSFPIVINLEQALKGDPKDNLVLAPFDEVTIRKIPNWAEEKERYVTLRGEFRFPGVYPIHKGEKLSALIERAGGFTDKAYLRAAKYTREPLRELQQKRMDEMVAASEQEILKKQAELATTASSKEEVEATKAALESLQRSVALLKTAKAEGRLVIRLEQPDAFKGTASDVELMGGDTLEVPPQPHAVSVLGQVYNPTSFIPENNEDVAFYLEKAGGPTRNAEKCDIYIVRADGTVLSRQQSSFGINWSDSQRRWTFGGFMSTTLEPGDTVIVPQRFERIAWMREIKDIAVILGNLALAAGVIVAAGL, encoded by the coding sequence GTGTTGTGCGGTATTCACTTGGTTTTCGCCGCGGAATTTTTCCCAACCCTGTCCCGGGAGTTGCCACAGGCCTCCCCACACCGCCCTGCCGCAGCCTTGCCAACGTTTACATCCCTATCGTCGGCTGCCAAGGCCTCGCCCCCGGCAGAGGCTTCATCCCCACGGAAAAATACTGAAGAAGGCAAGACGGTAACGGCAAAAGAATCCTCCGCGGATGCGGATGAGCTTTCCGCCATTGAAAAAAGCGTTATTGCCAAAGCCGGCGCAGAAGACAATACCCGCCCTCAGCCCTACGAGGTTCAGGAGCTCAGGCAGTTCGGGTACAACTTCTTCAGGCCAGCCGCGGCCGGTTTCGCTCCCCTTGCCGATATCCCGGTGGGCCCCGATTACGTTATCGGCCCGGGAGACCGGATCATCCTGAACCTCTGGGGGAGCGCCGAAGGCACCCACGAACTGGAGGTGAACCGGAGCGGGGAAATCGTGCTTCCGCGGGTGGGGAGCGTTAAGGTATGGGGAATCACCTTCGAGCGGCTGCCGGAGGTGCTGAAAACCCATTTGTCGAAGATATACAAGAATTTCGACCTGAATGTGACCATGGGCAAGCTGCGTGTCATCAAGGTGTACGTGGTCGGCGAGGTGAAGATGCCCGGCGACTACAACCTGAGCCCGCTCTCGACGCTGATCAACGCCCTTGCCGCATCGGGCGGCCCCCTGAAAACCGGCACCCTGAGAAATATCAAGATCAAGCGTGGGGGGAAGGTCGTGGAAACGGTCGATCTCTACGATTTCTTCCTCAAGGGGGACAAGGGAAAGGACATCCGTCTCCAACCCGGCGACACCATCTTCGTGCCGGTCATCGGCAGGGTCGCCGGAATCGCCGGCAACGTGAAGCGCCCCGCCATCTATGAACTGAAGGACGAAAAGAACCTCGGCGATCTGGTTGAGCTGGCGGAAGGGTTCCTTCCCACCGGCTATCTGCAGAGGGTGCAGATCACCAGGGTCGACGCCCATGACAAACGGATGGTTGCCGATTTCAACATCGATCCGAAAGGGGCGGGGAAATCCCTGGATCAGATCGTACAGGGGATAGCGATCCAGGATATGGATATCGTCAAGATATTCCCCATCAACGCCACCCTCCGTGACCATGTCCGGCTCGACGGGTACGTGCTCCGCCCCGGAGTCTATGCGCTCCAGCCCCACATGCGGCTGAGCCAGCTCCTGTCCCAGGACAATCTCCTCACCGAATATTACAAGGATGCCGCGGAAATAACCCGGCTCTACCCGCCGGATTCCCATCTGGAAAAAATATTCGTCAGTGTCGCCAAGGCGCTTGCGGGCGATCCCGAGCACGACCTGGAACTGAAGGAGTTCGACGAGGTGCGGATCTTCTCCCGCTGGGAGATGGAGGAGATGCCGAAGGTCAAGGTGAACGGCGAGGTGCAGCGGCCGGGAGAATATCGGCTCTTCGCCAACATGACGGTCCGCGATCTCCTCATGGAGGCCGGCAACCTCAAGACCTCCGCCTATCTGAAAAACGCCGAGATCAACCGGATATCCAAGACCGGCGAGTCGGTTTCATCGTTTCCCATCGTCATCAATCTGGAACAGGCCCTGAAGGGCGATCCGAAGGACAACCTGGTGCTCGCCCCTTTTGACGAGGTGACCATCAGGAAAATCCCCAACTGGGCCGAGGAAAAGGAGCGATACGTCACGCTGCGCGGCGAGTTCAGGTTCCCCGGCGTCTATCCGATTCACAAGGGGGAAAAGCTGAGCGCCCTGATCGAGCGTGCCGGCGGCTTTACGGACAAGGCATACCTGCGCGCCGCCAAATACACCAGGGAGCCCCTTCGGGAGCTGCAGCAGAAGAGGATGGATGAGATGGTGGCCGCCTCCGAGCAGGAGATCCTGAAAAAACAGGCCGAGCTGGCCACGACCGCATCCTCCAAGGAGGAAGTGGAGGCAACCAAGGCGGCCCTGGAGAGCCTGCAGCGCTCCGTGGCGCTGCTGAAGACGGCGAAGGCGGAAGGGCGGCTGGTGATCCGTCTGGAACAACCCGACGCGTTCAAGGGAACTGCCTCCGACGTGGAACTCATGGGGGGAGACACGCTGGAAGTGCCCCCGCAGCCCCATGCCGTGAGCGTCCTTGGGCAGGTCTACAACCCGACCAGCTTTATCCCCGAGAACAATGAGGATGTGGCGTTCTATCTGGAGAAGGCGGGCGGTCCGACCCGAAACGCGGAAAAGTGCGACATCTATATCGTCCGCGCCGACGGGACGGTCTTGAGCCGCCAGCAGTCGTCCTTTGGCATCAACTGGAGTGACTCCCAGCGTCGCTGGACCTTCGGCGGTTTCATGTCAACGACCCTGGAGCCGGGCGACACCGTCATAGTGCCCCAGAGATTCGAGAGAATTGCCTGGATGCGGGAAATCAAGGATATAGCCGTCATCCTCGGCAACCTGGCCCTTGCGGCCGGGGTGATAGTAGCGGCAGGTCTGTAG
- a CDS encoding DUF5666 domain-containing protein → MRRRLLYQVFVAAFMMVWVMVMAGCGGGGGGSAPVASQGVSKGTITKLGSIFVNGVEYDTTGLTPDMENPGDVAGGLKVGMVVTVMGTFSDSTHAKATYVKFSDTLEGPIAAVDSVAKTMTVLGQNITFDSATVFDDFNSAPMPGQMVQVSGYADASGTIKATRIERHLPDWTPTTVVEMKGTITAMPTATSFAIGGLTVDATGITLPAGTAVGSFVKVEGTMTAATATTLKATSVSSRKEGVEVDDNHKGHVDVEGFVQNLTGNTFTVAGTKVNAGNLSLAGIANGVKVEVEGTVVNGVLNATKISIEGAAPPAAVPSAPTATAAAGSGQVTISWGAVSSATSYNIYWATTTGVTPATGTKIANVNSPYTQTGLTNGTTYFYVVTAVNAVGESAPSGQVSATPSAVATVPAAPVASAAAGANQVTITWPAVTGATSYNLYWSTTTGVTPANGTLIAGVTSPYVQTALTNGTTYFYVVTAVNAVGESAPSAQVSATPAAAVTVPAAPVATATGGANQVTITWPAVTGATSYNLYWSTTTGVTPANGTLIANATSPYVQTGLTASTTYFYVVTAMNAAGTSAPSAQVSAMTSAPALDGAALYAANCAGCHNPLATSTKRMRTAAQIQAAINNNVGGMGFLSTLTAAQVQAIATALNF, encoded by the coding sequence ATGAGAAGACGATTGTTGTACCAGGTGTTTGTCGCCGCATTCATGATGGTGTGGGTGATGGTCATGGCAGGTTGCGGAGGAGGGGGCGGCGGTTCGGCGCCGGTCGCCAGCCAGGGGGTAAGCAAAGGGACCATTACCAAGCTGGGGAGCATTTTTGTCAACGGGGTGGAATACGACACCACTGGCCTCACCCCCGACATGGAAAATCCCGGTGACGTGGCCGGAGGGCTCAAGGTAGGGATGGTCGTCACGGTTATGGGGACATTCAGCGACAGTACCCACGCCAAGGCGACCTATGTCAAGTTTTCCGATACCCTCGAGGGGCCGATCGCGGCAGTGGACAGCGTTGCGAAAACCATGACGGTTCTGGGGCAGAACATCACGTTCGATTCGGCAACGGTGTTCGACGATTTCAACAGCGCCCCCATGCCGGGACAAATGGTCCAGGTAAGCGGCTACGCGGATGCCAGCGGCACGATCAAGGCAACCCGCATCGAGCGGCATCTCCCCGACTGGACACCGACCACGGTTGTTGAGATGAAAGGGACCATCACCGCCATGCCGACGGCCACCAGCTTCGCCATCGGCGGCCTGACCGTTGACGCAACCGGCATCACCCTCCCGGCCGGCACCGCCGTTGGGTCGTTCGTCAAGGTCGAGGGGACCATGACGGCTGCCACCGCCACTACCCTCAAGGCGACCAGCGTTTCCTCCCGCAAAGAGGGGGTCGAGGTCGACGATAACCACAAAGGGCACGTGGATGTCGAGGGCTTTGTCCAGAATCTTACCGGCAATACGTTCACGGTGGCAGGCACGAAGGTTAACGCGGGCAATCTTTCCCTTGCCGGGATCGCCAACGGCGTCAAGGTGGAAGTGGAAGGCACCGTTGTCAACGGCGTACTGAATGCCACGAAGATCTCGATTGAAGGGGCAGCGCCTCCGGCGGCCGTTCCGTCAGCTCCCACGGCAACCGCCGCCGCCGGTTCCGGGCAGGTAACCATCTCCTGGGGCGCCGTGTCCAGTGCCACGTCGTACAATATCTACTGGGCCACGACCACGGGCGTTACCCCGGCAACGGGGACCAAGATCGCCAATGTCAATTCTCCCTACACCCAGACCGGTCTCACCAACGGCACCACCTACTTCTACGTCGTGACCGCGGTTAACGCCGTTGGCGAGAGCGCCCCGTCGGGCCAGGTTTCGGCCACTCCTTCCGCCGTCGCGACCGTGCCGGCTGCTCCCGTTGCAAGTGCCGCCGCTGGTGCCAATCAGGTGACCATCACCTGGCCTGCCGTCACCGGTGCCACCTCGTACAACCTGTACTGGTCCACGACCACGGGCGTTACCCCGGCTAACGGGACCCTGATCGCCGGCGTTACCTCTCCCTACGTCCAGACCGCCCTGACCAACGGCACCACCTACTTCTACGTCGTGACTGCGGTCAATGCCGTCGGCGAAAGCGCCCCGTCGGCCCAGGTTTCGGCCACTCCCGCCGCCGCGGTGACCGTGCCGGCCGCTCCCGTTGCGACTGCCACGGGCGGCGCCAATCAGGTAACCATCACCTGGCCGGCCGTTACCGGCGCAACCTCGTACAACCTGTACTGGTCCACCACCACGGGCGTTACCCCGGCCAACGGGACCCTGATCGCCAACGCCACCTCTCCCTATGTTCAGACCGGTCTGACCGCATCCACCACCTATTTCTACGTGGTCACCGCCATGAACGCTGCCGGCACCAGCGCCCCGTCGGCCCAGGTTTCGGCCATGACATCGGCTCCGGCCCTGGACGGCGCGGCACTGTATGCAGCCAACTGTGCCGGCTGCCACAACCCGTTGGCGACGTCGACCAAGAGGATGAGAACCGCAGCCCAGATTCAGGCTGCAATCAATAACAACGTTGGCGGCATGGGCTTCCTGTCGACCCTGACTGCTGCCCAGGTTCAAGCCATTGCCACAGCCCTGAACTTCTGA
- a CDS encoding sensor histidine kinase: MTASDAEERGIALLYVEDEPGTREMFSLIISRRYPELRIIVAEDGQSGFVAFRQNLPQIVITDINMPVTDGLKMAAEIKALSPQTEIIALTAYANTQQLLQAIEIGISHYILKPIDIQQIFAVLDKVLSIIRAQQEISRQNELIRSLNADLARKAADLEMANSELEAFNYTVAHDLRSPMVSISGFSQVLLEMHAAVLNDEGKKYLGIIHREVLRMSNLIGVLLKFSLYSRKRVEKSWSDLSGMANEIKTNLLLQQPDCRAVFSIAEGVKGFCDPELLRIVLENLFENALKYSMKKEDAHIEFGMVNQEDDLIYFVRDNGIGFDQQDADKLFLPFQRLECDREIAGFGIGLATASRIIQRHGGKIWAEGEKGIGATFYFSL, encoded by the coding sequence GTGACGGCATCTGATGCTGAAGAGCGGGGGATAGCGCTTCTCTATGTTGAAGATGAACCGGGCACCCGTGAGATGTTCAGCCTGATCATCTCACGTCGTTATCCGGAGTTGCGGATTATTGTCGCTGAAGACGGCCAATCGGGATTTGTCGCATTCAGGCAGAATCTACCCCAGATCGTTATCACCGACATCAACATGCCCGTAACCGACGGCCTCAAGATGGCGGCGGAGATCAAGGCGTTGAGTCCCCAGACCGAGATCATCGCCCTGACTGCCTATGCCAACACGCAGCAGTTGCTGCAAGCCATCGAGATCGGCATCAGTCACTACATCCTGAAGCCCATCGATATTCAGCAGATTTTCGCCGTCCTGGACAAGGTGCTGTCTATTATCAGGGCGCAACAGGAGATTTCACGGCAGAACGAACTGATTCGAAGCCTCAATGCTGACCTGGCCCGCAAGGCGGCGGACCTGGAGATGGCGAACAGTGAGCTTGAAGCATTCAACTACACGGTTGCCCACGATCTCCGTTCCCCCATGGTATCCATCAGCGGTTTCTCCCAGGTGCTGCTCGAAATGCACGCCGCGGTCCTGAACGACGAGGGGAAGAAATATCTCGGGATCATACACCGGGAAGTTCTCCGCATGAGCAACCTCATCGGAGTCCTGCTCAAATTCTCCCTCTACTCGCGAAAGCGTGTGGAAAAAAGCTGGTCGGATCTCAGCGGCATGGCTAATGAGATCAAAACTAACCTGCTCCTGCAGCAACCGGACTGCCGGGCGGTTTTTTCAATCGCCGAAGGGGTCAAAGGCTTTTGCGACCCCGAACTTCTGCGGATAGTCCTTGAAAATCTTTTCGAAAATGCCTTGAAGTACTCCATGAAAAAAGAAGATGCCCATATCGAGTTCGGCATGGTCAACCAGGAGGACGATCTCATCTATTTTGTCCGTGACAATGGGATCGGATTCGATCAACAGGATGCCGACAAGCTTTTCCTCCCCTTCCAGAGACTCGAATGTGACCGCGAGATTGCCGGATTCGGCATCGGTCTCGCCACGGCGTCACGGATAATCCAGCGCCATGGCGGCAAGATCTGGGCCGAGGGGGAGAAAGGGATTGGAGCGACATTCTATTTCAGCCTTTGA
- a CDS encoding SAM-dependent methyltransferase — protein sequence MPGNHMVLESPHRADEDAVAALSFLEKVLAGYHPRDFEVRLWDGTLLKAEEKPRFTMVLNHPGVLRGMFLNPSQITLGEAFVRKDFDIEGDVVAAFALGDYLMGLHWGILDRFRMGRDLFTLPATAKPSRPGHASAHLSGSVHCKKRDSQAIAFHYNVSNDFYRLWLDERMVYSCAYFTSTSDELDAAQERKLDYICRKLRLKPGERLLDIGCGWGGLVLHAARNYGVKAHGITLSRPQAELAGERIRAAGLEDSCRVEVKDYRELEGQGIYDKIVSVGMFEHVGKARLEEYFARAFRLLGTGGAFLNHGIAAGQGYCPDDDNSFIDRYVFPDGELLPVDVTLHAAAAAGFEARDLESLREHYALTLRHWIKRLDAAATEAFIAASETTFRVWRLYMAGSAHAFDCNRINIYQALLAKPDKGKSGQPLTRADWYA from the coding sequence ATGCCCGGAAACCATATGGTACTCGAAAGTCCCCACCGCGCGGACGAGGACGCCGTTGCAGCCCTCTCCTTTCTGGAAAAAGTGCTGGCAGGGTATCATCCGCGTGATTTCGAGGTTCGCCTCTGGGACGGCACGCTTCTCAAGGCCGAAGAGAAGCCCCGCTTCACCATGGTACTCAACCACCCCGGCGTCCTCCGCGGAATGTTCCTGAATCCCAGCCAGATAACCCTCGGCGAGGCGTTCGTCCGCAAGGACTTCGACATCGAAGGGGACGTGGTCGCGGCCTTTGCCCTCGGTGACTATCTAATGGGTCTCCATTGGGGGATTCTCGACCGGTTCCGCATGGGCAGGGACCTCTTCACCCTCCCGGCAACGGCAAAGCCGTCACGTCCCGGCCACGCCTCCGCTCATCTGTCCGGGTCCGTGCATTGCAAAAAAAGGGACAGCCAGGCCATCGCCTTTCATTACAACGTCTCAAACGACTTCTACCGCCTCTGGCTGGACGAACGGATGGTCTATTCCTGCGCCTACTTCACGTCCACCAGCGATGAACTCGACGCTGCCCAGGAGCGAAAACTCGACTACATCTGCCGCAAACTGAGGCTGAAACCGGGAGAGCGACTGCTGGACATCGGCTGTGGCTGGGGTGGGCTGGTGCTCCATGCCGCACGTAATTACGGCGTTAAGGCCCACGGTATAACCCTCAGCCGTCCCCAGGCGGAACTGGCCGGCGAGCGCATCCGGGCCGCCGGACTGGAAGATAGCTGTCGAGTGGAGGTAAAGGATTACCGGGAACTGGAGGGGCAGGGAATCTACGACAAGATCGTGAGTGTCGGGATGTTCGAGCACGTGGGGAAAGCACGCCTTGAGGAATACTTCGCCCGTGCCTTCCGGCTTCTCGGAACCGGCGGGGCGTTTCTCAACCATGGGATTGCCGCCGGTCAGGGCTACTGTCCCGACGACGACAACTCGTTCATTGACCGCTACGTCTTTCCGGACGGCGAACTGCTGCCGGTCGACGTCACGCTCCACGCCGCCGCCGCGGCCGGCTTTGAAGCGCGCGACCTGGAAAGCCTGCGGGAACACTATGCCCTTACCCTGCGCCACTGGATAAAACGTCTGGACGCCGCGGCAACGGAAGCCTTCATCGCTGCCAGCGAGACAACTTTCCGCGTCTGGCGCCTCTACATGGCAGGCTCCGCCCATGCTTTCGACTGCAATCGAATCAATATCTACCAGGCCCTGCTTGCGAAACCGGACAAGGGGAAAAGCGGACAGCCCTTGACCCGTGCCGACTGGTACGCCTGA
- the hemP gene encoding hemin uptake protein HemP, with protein MPVKCITAAELMDGEIEIIIVHAGEQYRLRITANNKLILTK; from the coding sequence ATGCCGGTAAAGTGCATCACCGCTGCAGAGCTTATGGATGGAGAGATTGAAATCATTATTGTCCACGCCGGGGAACAGTACCGGTTGAGGATTACCGCGAACAACAAGCTGATACTCACGAAATAG
- a CDS encoding alginate export family protein: MTALRTTSLAFAFVLTMSAAAHASPGQAIRSDGNADDAYSAGKRNNSNNPNQEIPGQITAENWAYQLVADLEEKYGAGWKLAEGQSASRNELLDKFVDALTRIADRYDKEGGQAVSRDDLENIRTLIVALEDELFGNNSYTTIRTTIEQLLTLVEPPVPVFKYKVGVNGFLRGEGSSNFRLADLSYAAGKDAGRMLYRVKPFAYWHPNDYLDVHLEGQGYGFTGEGSRDSHEFNLYQGFVEAKLPQGDGSGKNLLALKAGRQEFNYGSGFILGTDSFFNGLTFDAGRLRVQPSWNWFNNLSLDLLGGSYARPFSDGVNGDLLGAYLTYQPSADSSFEAYGFRDTGSEERHSGEHLDTLGFRSTSSVGIFGLEYELAYQTGKSFNGASNDNIFAFGGHVDLTGEIPIRVFDNSYNSSVFLSYAMGSGDKNAVNGTSSAREFRNPNNDTSLVGDMGLIGDLSGFDAGEQHASGIQVYTLGFGIDLSKKLNISATGRKFVADKVADGISRDIGIETDLTLTYTHNKDYALVLGYDHFFTGRFFRDANAGNRDIDYVFAMLQFNYDWTKRKR; encoded by the coding sequence ATGACTGCCCTGCGCACCACCTCCCTTGCCTTTGCCTTTGTTCTGACTATGTCAGCCGCCGCCCATGCCAGCCCTGGTCAAGCGATCCGGTCCGATGGAAATGCTGATGATGCCTACTCTGCCGGGAAACGTAACAATTCGAACAACCCGAATCAGGAAATTCCCGGGCAAATCACTGCCGAAAACTGGGCCTATCAACTGGTCGCCGATTTGGAAGAAAAATACGGGGCGGGATGGAAACTCGCTGAAGGACAGAGCGCCTCCCGGAATGAGCTGCTGGACAAATTCGTCGACGCGCTCACCAGAATTGCAGACAGGTACGACAAGGAGGGGGGGCAGGCGGTCTCTCGGGATGACCTGGAGAACATTCGCACTCTGATTGTTGCGCTGGAGGATGAGCTTTTCGGAAACAACAGCTACACCACTATCCGCACCACCATTGAACAACTCCTTACGTTGGTCGAACCCCCGGTCCCCGTTTTTAAGTACAAGGTAGGCGTCAACGGCTTTTTGAGGGGCGAAGGTTCGTCCAACTTCAGGCTGGCGGACTTGAGTTATGCCGCGGGCAAGGATGCCGGCCGGATGTTGTATCGGGTCAAGCCGTTCGCCTACTGGCATCCCAACGATTATCTGGATGTCCATCTTGAGGGGCAGGGATATGGTTTTACCGGCGAAGGCTCCAGGGATTCCCATGAATTCAATCTGTATCAGGGATTCGTGGAAGCCAAGCTTCCCCAGGGAGACGGTTCAGGCAAAAACCTCCTGGCCCTCAAGGCCGGCCGCCAGGAGTTCAATTACGGCAGCGGCTTTATCCTCGGGACCGACAGTTTCTTCAACGGCCTGACCTTCGATGCCGGAAGACTCAGGGTACAACCCTCGTGGAACTGGTTCAACAACCTCTCCCTCGACCTTTTGGGCGGCTCCTATGCCAGGCCATTTTCCGATGGAGTGAACGGAGACTTGCTGGGCGCCTATCTTACCTACCAGCCATCCGCAGACAGCAGCTTCGAAGCATACGGCTTCCGCGACACCGGGTCTGAGGAGCGCCATTCCGGTGAACATCTGGATACCCTGGGCTTTCGCAGCACCAGTTCAGTTGGCATTTTCGGGCTGGAATACGAACTGGCCTACCAGACCGGCAAATCCTTCAACGGCGCAAGCAACGACAATATTTTCGCGTTCGGCGGACACGTTGACCTGACCGGCGAAATTCCCATCAGGGTTTTCGACAACTCCTACAACAGCTCGGTCTTCCTCAGCTACGCCATGGGGTCCGGGGATAAAAATGCGGTCAACGGAACCTCATCGGCCCGGGAATTCCGTAACCCGAACAACGACACGTCATTGGTGGGCGACATGGGACTCATCGGCGACCTGTCCGGCTTCGACGCCGGGGAACAGCACGCCAGCGGCATCCAGGTCTACACCCTCGGCTTCGGGATTGACCTCTCCAAGAAGCTGAACATCTCCGCCACGGGACGCAAGTTCGTGGCTGACAAGGTGGCGGACGGCATCAGCCGCGACATCGGCATCGAGACCGACCTCACCCTCACCTACACCCACAACAAGGACTATGCCCTGGTGCTGGGTTACGACCACTTTTTCACCGGCAGGTTCTTCCGCGACGCCAACGCCGGAAACAGAGACATCGACTATGTCTTTGCCATGCTCCAGTTCAATTACGACTGGACAAAGCGCAAGCGGTAG
- a CDS encoding NAD(P)/FAD-dependent oxidoreductase translates to MNTKPVPAEAPDLFSPITISGLTIKNRIIMPAFILNYPIDGYDISDEWLRFYRRRAKGGAGLIIVGACHVDPAGRQDEHQIGADRDEWLPSLEKVARAIKEGGAVPALQLNHAGRYAKKAINGGLDPVAPSALPSRYTKELPHELTTAEVEGIIESFAAAAGRAKRAGFEAVEFLGATGYLISQFLSPLTNQRTDRFGGDEEKRRTFIREVIAAVKREVGHDFPLIFRMSSTDNMPGGMDDADHRNFAIELEKWGIHLLNVTAGWHDAPVHQIGPSVPQGHFIPYATKIKEVVSIPVSCAVRITEPQMARQVIAEGKLDMVTLGRALIVDPDWPNKTQAGKDESIRPCISCCNCFDRAFARDRIECSLNADLTDDGSLPPAKPKKRILVVGGGPAGMEAARVLATRGHKVTLLEKNRQTGGRLGTAAAPPHKSEIAGLIRYLTHELAGLKVPVVAETDFSRLSENFDAVILATGAKERTILINGMEQVPCYTSSEILDGTVSPDNPVVIIGAGLVGGETADYLSSKGFDVSLVEIRPKPLADMGATLRWVLLDHLNKGGVNIHTSSSVQEIKDGKAVIQTLEGVITVPLGCLVISVGFESDDLLVGDLDRAGLPYCIIGDKKSPRRIKDAIHEGFLAATHWVDSI, encoded by the coding sequence ATGAACACAAAACCAGTCCCGGCAGAAGCGCCAGATCTCTTTTCTCCAATTACCATCAGCGGGCTGACCATAAAGAACCGGATCATCATGCCTGCGTTCATCCTCAACTATCCCATAGACGGATACGACATCAGTGATGAATGGCTCCGGTTCTATCGGCGGCGAGCCAAAGGTGGGGCCGGCCTGATCATCGTCGGCGCCTGCCATGTGGATCCGGCCGGAAGGCAGGATGAGCATCAGATCGGGGCGGACCGGGATGAGTGGTTGCCGTCTCTGGAAAAAGTCGCCAGGGCGATCAAAGAAGGCGGCGCCGTTCCGGCCCTGCAACTGAACCATGCCGGGCGTTATGCAAAAAAGGCGATCAACGGCGGCTTGGATCCGGTCGCTCCTTCGGCTTTGCCCTCCCGCTACACGAAGGAGCTGCCGCACGAGTTGACCACTGCAGAGGTAGAAGGGATCATCGAATCTTTTGCCGCAGCTGCAGGTCGGGCAAAGCGCGCGGGATTCGAGGCCGTTGAATTTCTGGGGGCAACTGGATACCTGATCAGTCAGTTTCTCTCTCCCCTGACAAATCAGCGCACTGACAGGTTCGGCGGGGATGAAGAGAAGCGCCGGACCTTTATAAGAGAGGTCATCGCAGCGGTGAAGCGTGAGGTCGGGCATGATTTTCCACTTATCTTCCGGATGTCTTCAACGGACAATATGCCCGGGGGGATGGATGATGCGGATCACCGAAACTTTGCGATCGAACTGGAAAAATGGGGGATTCATCTCCTTAACGTAACTGCTGGGTGGCACGATGCGCCGGTCCATCAGATAGGTCCCTCCGTTCCCCAAGGCCATTTCATCCCCTATGCGACAAAAATCAAAGAGGTCGTCTCTATACCAGTTTCGTGCGCCGTCCGTATTACTGAACCCCAAATGGCGCGTCAGGTCATTGCCGAAGGAAAGCTGGACATGGTAACGCTAGGGAGAGCCCTGATCGTGGATCCAGACTGGCCCAACAAAACTCAGGCGGGAAAGGACGAATCTATCCGCCCCTGCATTTCATGCTGTAACTGTTTTGACCGCGCCTTTGCCAGGGACAGGATCGAATGCTCGCTGAATGCCGACCTGACCGATGATGGTTCGTTGCCGCCTGCCAAACCCAAAAAACGCATACTCGTGGTAGGAGGCGGCCCTGCAGGCATGGAGGCTGCACGCGTCCTGGCTACGCGCGGTCACAAGGTGACCCTTCTGGAAAAGAACCGGCAAACAGGCGGAAGGCTTGGCACTGCTGCAGCCCCCCCACACAAATCCGAGATTGCCGGACTGATCCGCTATCTTACCCATGAACTGGCGGGACTGAAGGTGCCAGTCGTTGCGGAAACCGACTTTTCACGACTTTCTGAAAATTTCGACGCAGTCATTTTGGCTACCGGCGCCAAGGAGAGAACCATTCTCATTAATGGAATGGAACAGGTTCCCTGTTACACGAGCAGCGAGATTCTGGATGGCACGGTCTCACCCGACAATCCGGTGGTCATCATCGGTGCCGGTCTGGTGGGGGGGGAAACCGCCGATTATCTCAGTTCAAAAGGATTTGACGTCTCCCTGGTGGAGATAAGACCAAAACCGCTTGCTGACATGGGCGCAACCCTGAGGTGGGTTCTTTTGGACCATCTGAACAAGGGGGGGGTGAATATCCATACCTCATCCTCTGTTCAGGAAATAAAGGATGGAAAAGCGGTCATCCAAACGCTCGAGGGGGTGATTACCGTCCCGCTTGGATGTCTGGTCATATCTGTCGGCTTTGAGTCAGACGATCTTCTCGTCGGCGATCTTGACCGTGCCGGATTACCATATTGCATCATAGGTGACAAGAAATCCCCCCGTAGAATCAAGGATGCGATTCATGAGGGGTTCTTGGCGGCTACTCACTGGGTGGACAGTATTTAA